The following proteins are encoded in a genomic region of Trichocoleus sp. FACHB-46:
- a CDS encoding response regulator: MAGTHNFGLVALSVAIAAVSATLWLTVQAKKPFSSLRQKLTIALRNWLADSSSSHLGIQQQALPATELQPAATALKINQGFLDQIFDRAADPIFVKDQQHRWILVNDAFCQIMGYPREGLLGKSDYDFLAQAEAGRIWDDDNLVLTTGLEHETEETLTDRAGIVRTLLTKKISFTDAAGNPALLGIMRDITERKQMELALQQTVEREQAGARVIQRMRQTLDLANIFNATTQELRQVVNCDRTLVYRFKPDWSGELVSESVAAGWRTLLLAQTFEPELTKAAVINPNCHARDLGNDTSLIQDSYLQSSQGGVYRRGTSHLAVSDVYTAGFDTCYLDLLESFQARAYVIVPIFCHSQLWGLLAAYQNSGPRHWETAEIQMVVQIGIQLGVAIQQAELLAQTQQQSKELQAAKEAADKANQAKSDFLANMSHELRTPLNAILGFAQLMHHAKGITSEYQQYLDIISRSGEHLLELINDILEMAKIEAGRSTLHETSFDLHRLLDNLTEMLQLKARSKGLQLTCIRTTDVPQLVKTDASKLRQVLINLLGNAIKFTDRGQVTLRVSLNQSHLTTDFTSQLTDSKSSSKTRLIFEVEDTGPGIAPDELNQLFEAFCQTAAGLKIAGGTGLGLPISQKFVQLMGGEITVESQLSRGSLFHFDIQVEAENSPPMATESSARQQISGLALGQPLYRILVVEDSSTNRFLLVRLLSQVGFAVEAVENGQEALAVWQHWQPHLIFMDMQMPVMDGYEATKRIKQSLSGPKTVVVALTASAFEEQRQDVFLAGCDDFVRKPFRKEALLATISQHLGVQYLYEELPALVNNSAAKAAQIATQKVDVSQQLAAMPTNWVAQLHYAASQCSDRLITELLQEIPTEFTALALTLTELSENFRFDQITTLTQSQEQ, encoded by the coding sequence ATGGCTGGCACTCATAACTTTGGCTTAGTGGCACTTTCAGTCGCGATCGCTGCCGTGTCGGCCACCCTATGGCTGACAGTACAGGCAAAAAAGCCATTCTCATCTCTAAGACAAAAGCTAACTATAGCTTTACGCAACTGGCTTGCTGACTCGTCTTCTAGCCATCTAGGGATACAGCAGCAAGCCCTACCAGCAACTGAACTACAGCCAGCGGCAACAGCCCTCAAGATCAACCAAGGTTTTCTAGACCAAATCTTCGACCGAGCTGCTGATCCGATTTTTGTCAAAGATCAACAGCATCGTTGGATCCTCGTCAACGACGCCTTTTGCCAAATCATGGGCTATCCCCGTGAGGGCTTGCTTGGCAAATCTGACTATGACTTCCTGGCTCAAGCAGAAGCAGGGCGGATTTGGGATGATGACAACTTAGTGTTGACCACAGGCCTAGAACACGAAACCGAAGAAACCTTAACCGACCGCGCTGGAATCGTCCGAACTCTATTAACGAAAAAAATTTCCTTTACCGATGCTGCGGGCAATCCAGCCTTGCTCGGCATCATGCGAGATATCACTGAGCGCAAACAGATGGAGTTAGCACTGCAACAAACCGTCGAGCGGGAGCAAGCTGGTGCTAGAGTGATTCAGCGCATGCGCCAAACGTTGGATTTGGCTAACATCTTCAATGCCACAACCCAAGAGCTACGACAGGTAGTCAACTGCGATCGCACCCTTGTCTACCGCTTTAAACCGGACTGGAGCGGAGAACTTGTTTCTGAATCGGTTGCTGCGGGATGGCGGACTCTATTACTGGCTCAAACCTTCGAGCCCGAACTCACGAAGGCCGCAGTGATTAACCCTAACTGCCATGCCAGAGACCTCGGCAACGACACTAGCCTCATTCAGGACAGCTACTTACAGTCCAGTCAAGGCGGCGTTTATCGCCGGGGTACTAGTCATCTTGCGGTTTCAGATGTTTACACAGCTGGGTTTGACACCTGCTATCTCGACCTACTGGAGAGCTTTCAAGCTCGCGCCTACGTGATTGTGCCAATTTTTTGCCATAGCCAGCTCTGGGGTTTACTCGCAGCCTATCAAAACTCAGGCCCAAGGCATTGGGAAACCGCTGAAATCCAAATGGTAGTTCAGATTGGGATTCAACTAGGAGTGGCAATTCAGCAAGCCGAACTCCTAGCCCAAACTCAGCAACAGTCAAAAGAATTGCAGGCGGCGAAAGAAGCAGCAGATAAAGCGAACCAAGCTAAAAGTGACTTTCTCGCCAACATGAGCCATGAGCTACGCACTCCTCTCAATGCCATTCTCGGTTTCGCGCAATTGATGCATCATGCCAAGGGGATCACTTCTGAGTACCAACAATACTTAGACATCATTAGTCGGAGTGGCGAACATCTCCTGGAATTGATCAATGACATCTTAGAGATGGCAAAAATTGAAGCGGGTCGGAGTACACTTCATGAAACTAGCTTCGATCTACACCGCTTGCTTGACAACTTGACGGAAATGCTTCAGTTGAAGGCGCGATCCAAAGGATTACAGCTTACTTGCATCCGTACCACAGATGTCCCCCAACTGGTTAAAACTGATGCCAGCAAGTTACGTCAAGTCCTGATCAACTTGCTGGGGAATGCGATCAAGTTTACCGATCGCGGCCAAGTCACCCTCCGAGTCAGTCTGAATCAGAGCCACCTCACCACAGATTTCACTTCTCAATTGACCGACTCTAAATCGTCCAGTAAGACTCGCCTCATTTTTGAGGTAGAGGATACGGGACCTGGGATCGCCCCCGATGAGCTTAATCAACTGTTTGAAGCATTTTGCCAAACAGCAGCAGGCTTAAAAATTGCTGGTGGTACTGGTTTGGGTTTGCCGATCAGTCAAAAGTTTGTGCAGCTCATGGGAGGTGAGATCACGGTCGAAAGTCAGCTAAGCCGTGGCAGTCTCTTCCACTTTGATATTCAAGTAGAAGCAGAGAATAGCCCTCCGATGGCAACAGAATCCTCGGCTAGGCAGCAAATCAGTGGCTTAGCTTTGGGGCAACCCCTCTATCGGATTTTGGTTGTGGAAGATAGCTCTACCAATCGATTTTTGCTTGTGCGGCTCCTCAGCCAAGTGGGGTTTGCGGTTGAAGCGGTAGAAAATGGTCAGGAGGCGCTAGCAGTGTGGCAACATTGGCAGCCCCATCTCATTTTTATGGATATGCAAATGCCAGTAATGGATGGTTATGAGGCGACCAAACGAATTAAACAGTCGCTGTCGGGACCCAAAACCGTTGTGGTGGCTCTGACTGCCAGTGCTTTTGAGGAGCAACGCCAAGATGTTTTCTTAGCAGGCTGTGATGATTTCGTTCGCAAACCTTTCCGCAAAGAAGCCCTCCTCGCAACCATTAGCCAGCATTTAGGCGTGCAGTATCTCTACGAAGAACTACCAGCGCTAGTAAACAATAGTGCTGCCAAAGCGGCGCAGATTGCTACACAGAAGGTTGATGTTAGCCAACAACTTGCCGCCATGCCGACAAATTGGGTGGCTCAATTGCATTATGCTGCTTCTCAATGCAGCGATCGCTTGATTACTGAACTCCTACAAGAAATTCCGACTGAATTTACCGCCCTAGCGCTGACCCTAACTGAATTATCTGAAAATTTTCGATTTGACCAAATTACCACCCTGACCCAGTCACAGGAGCAGTAG
- a CDS encoding GGDEF domain-containing response regulator, whose translation MNATQTEPIPADILVVDDTPENLRLLATILAKEGYNVRKALNGSMALTAVQTVQPDLILLDIMMPGIDGYEVCYRLKSNPQTARIPIIFLSALSDGLDKAKAFDGGGADYITKPFQVQEVLARVQNQLTLKAVERKNEELQAQLEARVKERTHQLETANQELQREVQERQQLQAELLKMALNDVLTGLPNRALFMKRLEKALHQAQTDVAYQFAVLFLDCDRFKVVNDSLGHFVGDELLVAIARRLEQSLSSQHTLARLGGDEFAVLLTEVDDLNSATQVADQILAALAQPFQLARHEVFINASIGITLHQPGYEKPEHLLRDADTAMYRAKALGRGQHQVFDPVMHTRALQLLQLETDLRRAIQQQEFVVHYQPIVELNHNQLVGFEALVRWHHPQHGLLSPAIFIPVAEETGLITQIGHWVLGEACQQLCKWQQGNLDGPNLSISVNLSARQVAQLDLVKQIDQVLADTQVNPQALKLEITESVIMENPQSASVMFQELRERQIQLSIDDFGTGYSSLSYLHSFPLNILKVDRSFVQRMTDSSEGSGLVPLIINIAHSLGLTVVAEGIETAQQLAQLKALNCDCGQGYLFSKPLTVEQATELIVKTPPWLDSNLNSVPLAEII comes from the coding sequence ATGAATGCTACCCAGACTGAGCCTATTCCAGCAGACATTCTTGTTGTAGACGATACCCCAGAGAATCTACGCCTTCTTGCCACTATTTTAGCTAAGGAAGGATATAACGTTCGCAAGGCCCTTAACGGTTCAATGGCGCTCACGGCTGTACAAACTGTGCAACCAGACTTAATTTTGCTGGACATCATGATGCCCGGAATAGATGGGTATGAAGTCTGTTATCGCTTGAAAAGCAATCCACAGACAGCCAGAATTCCCATTATTTTCCTAAGTGCCTTGAGTGACGGTCTTGACAAGGCTAAAGCGTTTGATGGTGGCGGTGCAGACTACATTACTAAACCCTTTCAAGTCCAAGAAGTTTTGGCAAGGGTGCAGAATCAACTGACCTTAAAAGCTGTTGAACGCAAGAATGAGGAACTACAGGCTCAATTGGAAGCTAGGGTCAAAGAGCGCACTCACCAACTAGAAACGGCGAATCAAGAACTACAGCGAGAGGTCCAAGAGCGACAACAGCTCCAAGCAGAACTGCTAAAAATGGCCCTCAATGATGTGCTGACAGGTTTACCTAATCGGGCTTTGTTTATGAAGCGACTGGAGAAAGCCCTCCATCAAGCCCAGACAGATGTAGCGTATCAATTTGCGGTTTTGTTTCTTGACTGCGATCGCTTCAAAGTAGTCAATGATTCTCTTGGGCACTTCGTGGGGGATGAGTTGCTAGTCGCGATCGCCCGTCGCTTAGAGCAATCCCTGAGTTCCCAGCACACACTGGCTCGCTTAGGCGGAGACGAGTTTGCTGTACTTCTGACAGAGGTAGACGACCTCAATAGTGCAACTCAAGTAGCCGATCAGATCTTGGCTGCTTTAGCTCAACCGTTCCAACTAGCTCGGCATGAGGTGTTTATCAATGCCAGTATTGGCATTACCCTCCACCAACCCGGATATGAGAAACCTGAGCACTTGCTGCGTGACGCAGACACGGCTATGTATCGAGCCAAAGCGCTAGGCAGAGGACAACATCAAGTTTTTGATCCGGTCATGCATACGAGGGCGCTCCAGCTTTTGCAGCTAGAAACAGACTTGCGCCGTGCCATTCAACAGCAAGAGTTTGTGGTCCACTACCAACCCATTGTCGAACTTAACCATAACCAACTGGTGGGGTTTGAGGCGTTAGTTCGTTGGCATCATCCTCAGCACGGCTTACTGTCGCCGGCAATTTTTATTCCAGTTGCTGAAGAAACAGGCTTGATTACTCAGATTGGTCATTGGGTGTTGGGAGAAGCTTGCCAACAACTTTGTAAGTGGCAACAAGGTAATCTGGATGGTCCTAATCTCTCGATCAGCGTTAATTTATCGGCACGGCAAGTCGCTCAACTCGACTTAGTCAAGCAAATAGATCAAGTCTTGGCCGATACTCAAGTCAATCCTCAGGCGTTGAAACTGGAGATTACTGAAAGTGTGATTATGGAGAACCCTCAATCTGCCAGTGTGATGTTTCAAGAACTGCGGGAACGACAGATTCAACTCAGCATTGATGACTTTGGCACTGGGTATTCTTCTCTGAGTTACCTACACTCTTTTCCTCTGAATATTCTTAAAGTCGATCGCTCGTTTGTGCAGCGGATGACAGATAGCTCTGAAGGCTCAGGGTTGGTGCCTCTGATCATCAACATTGCCCATTCCCTAGGACTCACTGTAGTCGCGGAAGGCATTGAGACGGCTCAACAACTGGCTCAGCTTAAAGCGCTCAATTGTGATTGTGGTCAGGGTTATTTGTTCTCTAAGCCTTTGACGGTGGAACAAGCAACTGAGCTAATTGTTAAAACGCCTCCCTGGTTAGACTCGAACCTCAATTCAGTGCCTTTAGCTGAAATTATTTAG
- a CDS encoding ATP-dependent Clp protease ATP-binding subunit, producing the protein MFELFTEKAIKAVMLSQEEARRLGHNLVGTEQILLGLIGEKTGIAAKVLLHLGVSLKDARAEVEKIIGRGSGFVPAELPFTPKVKRVFEAALAEARQLGHNYIGPEHLLLGLIRDGEGVAVKVLERLSIDKDEVRSRVLEAIGNTPAVAATRPQENGFDKRPSKLRTLEEFGTNLTQMAIDGKLDPMVGRQKELERAVQILGRRTKNNPVLIGEPGVGKTAIAEGLAQRISDHAVPDTLFGKQVISLSMGSLVSGTRYRGDFEERLKNIVEEVRQAGNVILVIDEIHTLVGAGSVEGGMDAANLLKPALARGEFQCIGATTLDEYRKHIEKDAALERRFQPIMVGEPSVDETIEILHGLRDRYEQHHKVAIADLALEAAAKLADRYISDRFLPDKAIDLIDEAGSRVRLSHSKTSATKALKQELRQVTQDKNAAVAAQDFDQAGQLRDRELALEAEIQSVTEAEKQVNNALSSRPVVDEEDIAQIVASWTGVPVNKLTESESELLLHLEDTLHQRLIGQEEAVTAVSRAIRRARVGLKDPNRPIASFIFSGPTGVGKTELTKALAAYFFGSEDAMIRLDMSEYMERHTVSKLVGSPPGYVGYDEGGQLTEAVRRRPYTVVLFDEIEKAHPDVFNLLLQILEDGRLTDSQGRTVDFKNTLLILTSNIGSRVIEKGGGGLGFDLTTETQAEAQYNRVRSLLNEELKQYFRPELLNRLDEIIVFRQLIREEVKQISDLMVRELSNRLTEEQGITLQITERMKDRLVAEGYNPAYGARSLRRTITRLLEDALAEAILSGRIYSGAIALVDVDEDGQVQVSQTEAPALAEAIA; encoded by the coding sequence ATGTTCGAACTTTTTACAGAAAAGGCCATTAAGGCAGTCATGTTATCCCAGGAAGAAGCACGTCGTCTGGGACACAACCTCGTGGGAACCGAGCAAATTCTCCTAGGACTGATTGGCGAAAAAACGGGAATTGCCGCTAAAGTCCTGCTACACCTGGGTGTTAGCCTCAAAGACGCTCGGGCTGAAGTTGAAAAGATTATTGGTCGGGGGTCTGGCTTTGTACCTGCTGAACTGCCATTCACCCCCAAAGTCAAGCGAGTTTTTGAAGCTGCTCTGGCAGAAGCTCGTCAGTTAGGGCACAACTACATCGGCCCGGAACACTTATTGCTGGGCTTAATCCGTGATGGCGAAGGAGTTGCGGTTAAGGTTCTGGAGCGGTTGAGCATTGACAAAGATGAAGTGCGATCGCGGGTTTTAGAAGCGATTGGCAATACTCCTGCTGTAGCGGCAACTCGTCCCCAAGAAAACGGTTTTGACAAGCGTCCCAGCAAGCTCCGCACCTTGGAAGAGTTTGGTACCAACCTGACTCAAATGGCGATTGATGGCAAGCTTGACCCGATGGTTGGCCGCCAGAAAGAACTTGAGCGGGCAGTGCAAATTTTGGGTCGTCGCACCAAGAACAACCCCGTTCTAATCGGGGAACCCGGTGTCGGTAAAACCGCGATCGCCGAAGGTCTAGCTCAACGGATTTCTGATCATGCTGTGCCTGATACTCTGTTTGGTAAGCAGGTGATCAGCTTGAGTATGGGTTCTTTAGTCTCTGGCACTCGTTATCGCGGAGATTTTGAAGAACGCCTCAAGAACATTGTCGAGGAAGTGCGGCAAGCGGGTAACGTCATTCTCGTGATTGACGAAATTCATACCTTGGTGGGTGCGGGTAGCGTGGAAGGCGGCATGGATGCGGCCAACTTGCTCAAGCCTGCCCTAGCTCGGGGTGAGTTCCAGTGCATTGGTGCCACCACCCTAGATGAGTATCGTAAGCACATTGAGAAAGATGCTGCGTTAGAGCGTCGTTTCCAGCCGATTATGGTCGGTGAGCCGTCTGTTGACGAAACTATCGAGATTTTGCACGGACTGCGCGATCGCTATGAGCAACACCACAAAGTCGCTATTGCCGATTTGGCACTAGAAGCAGCTGCGAAGCTTGCCGATCGCTACATCTCCGATCGCTTCTTGCCCGACAAAGCCATTGACCTGATTGACGAGGCAGGTTCACGAGTCCGCTTGAGCCACTCCAAGACTTCAGCCACCAAAGCGCTGAAGCAAGAGTTGCGGCAAGTGACTCAGGACAAGAATGCAGCGGTGGCGGCTCAAGACTTTGACCAAGCGGGTCAACTGCGCGATCGCGAACTCGCTTTGGAAGCTGAGATTCAATCGGTCACGGAAGCTGAGAAGCAAGTCAATAATGCGCTCTCTAGCCGCCCTGTGGTCGATGAGGAAGACATCGCCCAGATTGTGGCTTCTTGGACCGGGGTGCCTGTCAACAAGCTCACTGAGTCAGAATCCGAGTTGTTGCTGCACTTAGAAGATACGCTGCATCAACGCCTGATTGGTCAAGAAGAAGCGGTAACGGCGGTTTCTCGCGCCATCCGTCGAGCACGGGTAGGTTTGAAAGATCCCAATCGTCCGATCGCGAGCTTTATCTTCTCTGGCCCTACCGGAGTTGGTAAGACAGAACTGACCAAGGCTCTAGCTGCCTACTTCTTCGGCTCCGAAGACGCGATGATTCGCCTCGACATGTCTGAGTACATGGAGCGCCATACCGTCTCCAAACTGGTGGGCTCGCCTCCGGGCTACGTCGGTTATGACGAAGGTGGTCAGCTCACCGAAGCAGTGCGCCGTCGGCCTTACACCGTTGTGCTGTTTGACGAAATCGAGAAAGCGCATCCCGATGTCTTCAACTTACTGTTGCAAATCCTCGAAGATGGTCGCCTGACTGATTCTCAAGGCCGCACCGTAGACTTCAAGAACACCCTGCTGATCTTGACCTCGAACATTGGTTCTCGTGTGATCGAGAAAGGTGGCGGTGGTCTTGGCTTCGATCTCACAACCGAGACTCAAGCCGAAGCGCAGTACAACCGCGTGCGATCTCTCCTCAACGAGGAACTGAAGCAATACTTCCGTCCGGAACTGCTCAACCGTCTGGATGAGATCATTGTCTTCCGTCAACTCATTCGTGAAGAAGTGAAGCAAATTTCGGATCTGATGGTGCGCGAACTCTCGAATCGCCTCACTGAGGAGCAGGGCATTACCCTACAAATCACGGAGCGGATGAAAGATCGCTTAGTGGCAGAAGGCTACAACCCTGCCTATGGCGCGCGATCGCTACGTCGAACCATCACTCGTCTACTAGAAGATGCCTTGGCCGAAGCGATTCTCTCAGGCCGTATCTATAGTGGCGCGATCGCCTTAGTCGATGTTGACGAAGACGGCCAAGTGCAAGTCAGTCAGACAGAAGCACCCGCTTTAGCTGAAGCGATCGCATAA
- a CDS encoding PHP domain-containing protein, with the protein MVTTPTRPRGRYTQRSRLIISKEPWKQRIAVDLADNRKMLELHCHTTFSDGTLTPTELVELAAKTGVQALAITDHDTLGGWDEALAAAPIHDLEIVPGLELSTVHCDRSLHILGFYPDRDKLAAPLAERLAGRKRRAEKMVAKLAEVGYPIQLPHLGEGMAPGRPHIAAALVQAGHASSVREAFDRWLGDDKPAYEHYEKFSAIDGIQLLRMCDAVPVWAHPYLFRGGEVEETLPGLVAAGLMGIEVYHPNHSLKQSRKLEKLCIQYGLLMSGGSDFHGPHPDSKNSNNTSLNSLRISLSLLQPIKQAASNLRQQKS; encoded by the coding sequence ATGGTCACTACTCCAACCCGACCCAGAGGACGTTATACTCAGCGATCGCGCCTCATCATCTCTAAAGAACCTTGGAAGCAACGGATCGCTGTTGATTTAGCCGACAATAGAAAGATGCTCGAATTACATTGTCATACCACTTTCTCCGACGGTACGCTTACCCCTACAGAGCTAGTGGAGCTAGCCGCCAAAACGGGAGTCCAAGCGTTAGCCATCACTGACCACGATACTTTAGGCGGTTGGGACGAAGCCTTGGCTGCTGCCCCCATCCATGACTTAGAAATTGTGCCTGGGCTAGAACTCAGTACTGTGCATTGCGACCGCTCTCTACACATCTTAGGCTTCTACCCTGATCGCGACAAATTAGCAGCACCTTTAGCAGAGCGCTTAGCGGGTCGCAAGCGGCGGGCCGAGAAAATGGTAGCTAAGCTCGCCGAAGTAGGCTACCCGATTCAGTTACCCCACCTGGGAGAAGGCATGGCTCCGGGTCGCCCCCATATTGCCGCAGCCTTAGTACAAGCTGGGCATGCTTCCTCTGTGCGGGAAGCGTTCGATCGCTGGTTGGGAGATGACAAGCCCGCCTATGAGCATTACGAGAAATTCTCCGCGATCGATGGCATTCAGTTATTACGCATGTGTGATGCCGTTCCGGTGTGGGCACATCCTTATCTATTCCGAGGTGGAGAGGTAGAAGAAACGCTCCCCGGATTAGTCGCAGCAGGTCTAATGGGCATAGAAGTCTATCATCCGAACCACAGCCTGAAGCAATCGCGGAAGCTAGAGAAGCTTTGTATTCAGTATGGGTTACTGATGAGCGGTGGCAGTGACTTTCATGGCCCCCACCCCGACAGCAAGAATTCAAACAATACATCCTTAAATAGTTTGCGGATCTCCCTCTCTCTACTTCAACCCATCAAGCAAGCTGCATCAAACCTCCGGCAGCAAAAGAGCTGA
- a CDS encoding SDR family oxidoreductase: protein MRFNHKTVILTGASDGIGRALAITLAQQQANLVLAARNEVALTETVEACKQQGGRAIAVPIDVTDPDACKRLIDESVQQFGGIDILVNNAGIGAIARFEEVTDLSIFEQVMRVNYLGAVYCTYHALPCLKTSKGLLVAISSLCGKQGVPTRSGYVASKHAMQGFFDTLRIELQETGVDVLIVSPGFVATDIRERALGADGQPLGHSPRDEGKDTMPVEECVQQIIRAMKRRQREEVMTLKGKVGQWLKLVAPNLVDRLAANAARTQ from the coding sequence ATGCGCTTTAATCACAAAACAGTTATCCTTACAGGTGCTTCAGATGGAATTGGCCGAGCACTCGCAATTACGCTGGCCCAACAGCAAGCCAACTTAGTCTTAGCTGCTCGGAATGAGGTAGCTCTGACAGAAACTGTAGAAGCCTGCAAACAACAAGGAGGACGCGCGATCGCAGTTCCAATAGACGTAACTGACCCGGATGCTTGCAAACGTTTAATTGATGAATCCGTTCAGCAGTTTGGCGGAATTGACATCCTTGTGAATAATGCTGGTATCGGCGCGATCGCTCGGTTCGAGGAGGTTACAGACCTCTCTATTTTTGAGCAAGTAATGCGAGTTAATTATTTAGGTGCCGTCTACTGTACCTACCATGCTCTCCCTTGCCTAAAGACCAGCAAAGGATTGTTGGTGGCGATCTCTTCTCTATGCGGCAAGCAAGGAGTACCCACGCGATCGGGATATGTGGCGAGTAAACATGCCATGCAAGGCTTCTTTGACACGCTTCGCATCGAACTGCAAGAAACAGGCGTAGATGTCTTGATTGTGTCTCCAGGATTTGTTGCTACGGATATCCGCGAACGGGCTTTAGGTGCAGATGGCCAACCTTTAGGACATAGTCCCAGGGACGAGGGGAAAGATACGATGCCTGTAGAGGAATGCGTGCAGCAAATTATCCGCGCGATGAAGCGACGACAGCGAGAAGAGGTGATGACGCTGAAAGGCAAAGTGGGGCAATGGCTGAAGTTAGTCGCACCCAACTTAGTCGATCGCCTAGCCGCTAATGCAGCTCGAACCCAATAA
- a CDS encoding DUF11 domain-containing protein → MKRSSLIGLSAIALVASIPFVNELPVSASWLNPGTKIAQNNQRQAQMQLVLSADKKIVQKDQQGKEKVTWEALKGNVTVQPGDVLRYTLTGENKSDRPIKDLKLNQPVPQGMAYVMSSAAISPNAGTQITYSIDQGKSFVAQPKVSVKQADGKVVMKPAPAEAYTNIRWTIGSAVGAKSTLKATYQVKVR, encoded by the coding sequence ATGAAACGCTCCTCTCTCATCGGTTTAAGTGCGATCGCCCTCGTTGCTTCCATTCCCTTCGTTAACGAACTACCTGTATCCGCTAGTTGGCTAAATCCTGGTACTAAGATTGCTCAAAACAATCAACGTCAAGCTCAGATGCAATTAGTTCTGAGCGCTGACAAAAAAATTGTGCAAAAAGATCAGCAAGGCAAAGAAAAAGTTACTTGGGAAGCGCTGAAAGGCAATGTAACCGTGCAGCCAGGAGACGTGCTTCGTTACACCTTGACTGGCGAAAACAAGAGCGATCGCCCCATCAAAGACCTCAAGCTAAATCAGCCTGTGCCTCAAGGTATGGCTTATGTCATGAGTTCAGCAGCAATCAGCCCTAACGCTGGAACTCAAATCACCTATAGCATCGACCAAGGCAAGAGCTTTGTGGCTCAACCCAAAGTGTCGGTCAAGCAAGCTGATGGCAAAGTCGTCATGAAGCCCGCTCCCGCTGAAGCTTACACCAACATCCGTTGGACAATTGGCTCAGCAGTAGGTGCCAAGAGCACTCTGAAAGCAACTTACCAAGTCAAAGTTCGCTAA